The following is a genomic window from Sulfitobacter pontiacus.
GGGGCGATCAGCGGGCTGTGGCAGACGGCCGCTGCCGCGCTGGAACGTCTGAAAGAGCTGATGGACGAGCCGGTACACCTCACCTCGCCCGCCAAACCCACGCCTGTGCCCACCACCCCACCGCATATCGCGCTCGAGGGGGTGAGCCTGTCTTACGGTGACGCCAAGGTGCTGGACAATCTCACGCTGCATGCGGCGGCAGGCGAGACGACGGCGCTTGTCGGTGCATCTGGCGCGGGGAAATCGACGATATTCAACCTGCTGACCCGTCTGATCGACCCGCAAGAGGGCAACGTCAGCATCGCGGGCGTTCCTCTGACAGAGATGGATATCCCCGCGCTGCGCGGCTTGTTCTCGGTCGTGACGCAAGAAGCGCTTTTGTTTGATGAAACCCTGCGCGAGAATATCGTATTGGGCCGCGAGAATGTATCTGATGAAGAGCTGCAGCAGGCGCTGGATGCGGCGCATGTGTCGGACTTTTTGCCCAAACTTGAACACGGGCTTGAAACCCGCGTCGGTCCACGCGGCTCTGCCCTGTCGGGGGGGCAGCGCCAACGTGTCGTGATCGCCCGCGCCCTGCTGCGCAACACACCGATCCTGCTGTTGGACGAAGCCACCAGCGCGTTGGACGCGCAGTCAGAGAAAGTCGTGCAGCAAGCGCTGGACCGTCTCTCGCAGGGGCGCACCACCTTGGTCATCGCCCACCGTCTGTCTACCATCCGCGGCGCGGATAAGATCGTTGTGATGGACCGTGGTCGCGTCATGGACGAAGGCAAACACGAAGACCTTCTGGCCCGTGGCGGCATCTATGCCGATCTCTATCGGCTTCAGTTCGAGGATGGAAAAACCGTCAGCGACGGGCGCAATCTAGCGGCGATGCGGCGCATGGAACGCGGCCTCAAACCTGTCGAGCCGAACCTGCTGCAACGTATCGGGCTCCGGCTGTTCGGCAACTAGGCCACCCCCCGGCATGCTGATCACTTGGCATAGCCCTCGGCCAGCTTGGCCGGGGCGACCCCCGCGAAATAGCGGATCAATGTCCATAGGTTACGCGCCCCGCGACGCAACCAGCCCTGCCGCGCGTATTTATCGGCCGACGTCACCGCGGTGACCTCCAGCCCCAGCAGATGGCCGCGCAGGGCACGCGCCAGCGCTACATCCTCCATCAGCGGCTGATCAGGATACCCACCAACCGATTGATACAGCGCACGTGGCAGCAGCAGCCCCTGATCCCCATAGGGAAGCCCCAAACGACTGCGCAGGTTCGCCCAAGCGGCCACCGCTTTGCCGGCCATGCCGCCTTGGTCAAATTGAAGCTGGCACCAGCCCGCTTTATCCCCCCGCAGATGCGCGGTGACGGGCCCCGTCCACCCCGGTACCAGCCGCGTATCGGCGTGTAACACCAGCAGCCAGTCGGATTGCGCTTTCGCACAGCCGCGCCGCAACTGTCCGCCCCGCGATGCCGGACCGCTGACGATCTCTGCGCCCCATGCGTCTGCCATTGTCAGGGTCATGTCGGTTGATCCCCCGTCGCTGATGATCAGCTCGCGGATGAGCCCCGCCTCCAGCCCCTCCATCAGGGCGGTCAGACAGCCGGTCAGGGGCGCTTCGGCATTCAAGGTCGGAATGACAACAGATATAGGCGCGCGCATGGTTGCCCCTTTCAGCTTCGAACTGCGCTGCTATATGTCATGTTAACCATTGAAAGGACAAGCGATATGACCAGCCGCCGCATCCTGAGACTGTCAGGCTCCGACACCCGCGAGTTTCTGCAGGGCCTTGTGACCAACGATATCCGCAAGCTGGATCAGGCCCCGATCTATGCCGCGATCCTGACGCCCCAAGGCAAATTCATCACCGATTTCTTCCTGTCCGCCGAAGGGGACAGCGTTTTGCTGGACGTGGCCGAAGCCGATGCCGACGCGCTGGTGCAACGTCTGACCATGTACAAGCTGCGGGCTGATGTCACGATAGACGCGACCGGATTGCATCTGCACCGCGGGCTAGAGAACGCACCGGACGATGCCTATAGCGACCCCCGCGATGCCCGCATGGGCTGGCGCGCCTATCGTGACACACCGCAAACCGATGACACCACGGATTGGGACGCGCTGCGGGTGACCTATATGATCCCTGAAACCGGGGCAGAGCTTACCTCGGACAGCTTCATCCTCGAAATGGGGTTCGAGCGGCTGAACGGCGTGGATTTTCGCAAGGGCTGCTATGTCGGACAAGAGGTAACGGCCCGCATGAAACACAAGACCGAGCTGCGCAAAGGCTTGGCCCAGGTCGAGATCAGCGCGCCGGTAGAACCCGGCACGGACATCACCGCCGATGGCAAACCTGCTGGTACGATCTTTACCCGCACCGGCACCCATGCGCTGGCCTATCTGCGGTACGACCGCGCCAAGGCGGCGATGCAGGCGGGGGATGCCACGGTGACCATGGTGACGGACGGCTAAGGCCCCGCAACGGCGCTGCGTAAATATTAGGCAGGCCAAGATGACGGCGTGCGCAGCCCGCCGGAAAAGTTGCATATCGGCAACAAATACCCGCGACTGGGGAGATCCGAGGCTCCCAAATCCAATACCCCGCTGCCCCGCAACGCAAAAGAGCCCCGGCATTCACCGGGGCTCTGCATCGCAGCGAAGCTATGACGTAGCGTCACACCACAGCTTACGCGCGTTCGGAATATTCCATCGTTTCGGTGTTCACGATGATCTCTTCGTCCTGTCCGACGAAGGGCGGCACCATCACTTTGACGCCGTTATCAAGCACCGCTGGCTTGAAGGAATTCGCCGCTGTCTGGCCTTTGACGACCGGTTCAGTTTCGACAATTTTACAGGTTACTTTTTGCGGCAAGGACGCGTTCAGCGCCTCTTCCTCGTGATACTCGACCACGACCATCATACCGTCCTGCAAGAAGGGGCGACGCTCTCCGAGAAGCTCGGCTGAAAGCTGCACTTGCTCGTATGTTTCGGTGTCCATCAGAACCAGCATACCTGCGTCTTCATACAGGAATTGTTGGTCTTTTTGCTCTAGCCGGACCTTTTCAACCTTGTCGGCGCTGCGGAAGCGTTCGTTCAGTTTCGACCCGTTGCGCAGGTTGCGCATTTCGACCTGAGCAAAGGCACCGCCCTTGCCCGGTTTGACATGATCGACCTTGACCGCTGCCCAGAGACCACCGTTATGCTCGAGCACATTTCCTGGCCGAATTTCGTTCCCGTTAATCTTTGGCATGTATCAGCACCATAGCAATGAAGTTGAAGAGAGATTGGACCGACCTATATATATCAACGTCGACCCCCGCAAGACAGCGCACCCGATGCTGCAACCGCGAAAGCCATGCAGTAAATGCATGAGTGTTATGCAATAAAGGTGTATCCGAATCGAGCTCTTTCGGTCATAAGGAACCCCACGCCTAAATGACAAGAGCAAGAATAATAGAAAGGACGACGAGATGAAAGATTTCGTTGATGGCACTGCCTTTAACAATGAACAAGGTAACCGTGCCCGCAAACTTTTCGCAGCTGTGGTACTGGCTGCATTGGACGATGCGATTGCCGATGACAAAAAATACGGCAACGGTCCTGAACAGATTGCCCGTTGGGCCCGCTCCCGCGATGGCCGCGAAGTATTGAGCTGCGCGGGCATCGACCCCAACGAGCGTGTTGTCGAAGGTCTGATGGACTTTGTTGGCAAAGGTGTCCGTACCTCTGTCGCCCTGTCCCGCGAAGAGTCCGAGCGTCGCCACGCTGCACAACAGGCTGAAGCTGCCTGAAGACTGCCAAAAGTTTGAACAAAAAGACGCGGCTCACGGGCCGCGTTTTTTTTTGGCTAAATGCGATTGTGCTATGCCGGAAAGCGTCGCGCCCGCCTGATGCGCAAAAGGGCAAGGTGTGACGCCCTGCCGCTTACCTGATGCGTTGCGCCGAAACGGTAAAGCCCCGACAGTGGCGGATTTCTGCGAGAGTGCTGGGTTCTTGAATCTAGGTTGCAGCGACGAAGCTGGCGTTCGCTGAGGCAGCGCGATCAGGAAAAGTGCTCGCGCTGCTTTCCAAAAAAGATAGGGAGTAGAATTTATCTGCGCATGAACTTCTGGCGAGCTTCACGAGCAATATTGTATCGCAGTTCAAGGCGAGCGAGTTCAGCCATCGCTTCCTTCCGTTCAGGCCCGTTTGCAAGCGTGGCAAGATGGCTCTGATGCGCAGCCATCTTCTTCTTGAGTTCGATTTCTTCCGGCACGACACCGGCTTGAGCCATAATCCGGAACCCCGCAGCTTCTCCCGCATCCACAAAAGCATCCGCTGAGCGATCAGGCAGTGGTTTGCCTTCGCCTTCAAGACCTTCAAGCTGACCTTGCAGCTTCGCCTTCTGTATCTGGCGCTCGATGAGTCTCTGAAGATTTCGGATCATGCTGACCAATAGCACAGTGTTAAGGTAACGGATACCAAGGGCTCGACGCGGACGTTGCGGCGGCGGCGTCTTGGCCTGAGCTGCAAAACATCTGGCAAGGGGCTTGCGTGACGCCCTGCCCCTTTATCCACTAAGATGCACCTTCGCGCTAAAGGCTCTTTATTCCAGATCTTGCGACGTCAAGGCGCGGTGAATTTCACGGCGCACCAGTTTGCGGACGTTGCGGGTGATCCGTTCACCCAAGGCCCCCTGCAGCTCTGTTCGCACGATTTCAGACACCAGATCACGCAGCATCTCTTCGTCCAGATATTCATCCGGCCCGAACCCGAGCGTTGCATCATCATCCTGCGCCGTTTCGGCAGGGGCGTCGGTGGTATCGGTCACAGTCGCATCTGCTGCGGTCACACGGGTGGCAAAGGGGCCGTCTACAACACGATCTTGGGGTTCGGCACGCTCTTGAGGTGCATGGGACTCGACAGGATCGTGCCAGCCCATATCCTCGTCCAGCAGGGCCTCTTCCGCATCGTTTTGGGCGGCATCGGACACAGGCGCGCCGGTGGCGTCGAATTCAACGTCGTCTTCCCAGGCCATCGCGGGGTCTTCGCTGCCGGAGTAATCGCTTTTGCCGGGCTCGTCAGGTTCCCAGTTTTCGGGAATGCGGCTGATCGCTGTTTCGAGGGCAGCGATTTTCGCGCTCAACCGGTCCGGCGTCGGTGGCACGTCATCGACCAGCTCGGAAGAGCCAAGGTTGAGCATATCGGTGGAGTATGCCGCGGCACGTGGCGCGCTAAAGGCCAGCTTGCGCGGCGGCTCGGTCGTATCCTGCGGCTTGCCATCCCCTGCGGGCGTGGCGAACTGGGCGCGAAAGCGCGGTTCGCGGCCGGAAATAAACTTAAAATCTTCGGCAACTTGATTGCGATCCGAGGCGGACAAATCCGCCCCTTCGTCCGTCTCAACGTCCGTATCCATGTCCTGCATCGCATCCTGATAGGACGCCGACCGGGGCTGAACCGCCTCTGGCGTCGCCTCTTTCCGAGGGGCGGCCACAGGCGCGTCATTGGACACGCGCAAGGACGGCGTCAGCACAAGTTTCTCTTCAATCGCAGGCACTTCCGACGGCTTCTGCGCTGGTTTGCGATCTTCGGAGACCAGACGGCGGATCGAAGACAGAACGTCTTCGACCTCTGCATTTGTGACGGTTTCGGACATATTTAATCACCACTCGTTCTTCGCGAATAGTCTAACCCGAAGGTTGGCTTCTCACAATGGGGGTGGTGAAAATGTCAGTCTTTTTGCAGCGCCTTCAGCACACGATCCAACTGTTTCCCCTCTTTGGAGTATTTTGTCGGGCCGTCCTTAACCATATTATAATAGGCGGATGGATCATAGATTTGCACCGGCAGTTTCAGGTCCTGCGCGGTCAGCTGCCCCGTCGCCGAGAGCACGGAATAGGCCGCAACATAAAGCTGCGATTGCGCCGACACACGAGCAGAACGGGCGTCGAGCAAGGATTGCTCTGCGTCCAGCACATCAAGTGTAGTGCGCGCGCCCAAGCTGGCTTCCTCGCGGATACCGTCAAAGGCGATCTGTGCCGCGCGGACCTGACGCTGGGAGGCTTCGATCTGCGCCCGGGCGGAGGCAAGCCCCGCATAGGCATCGCTGACCGCGCGTTCCACGTCTTTAACCACCACATGCAGATTGCCGCGCTGTGCGTCGCGCTGCGCCTGGCTTTTGCGAACACCGGCCGACAAGGCACCGCCTTGATAGATCGTTTGCCCGACCTGAAAGCCGATCGACCCGCTGCGTGTCGAAGCTTGGGAATCAAACGTCTCAGTCAGACCGTAAGACCCCTGCACCGAGACATTGGGCTTCAGCGCGGTTTCGTTGCTGCGTACCAGCAGATCGGCAGCCGCGACCTGGTGCTGGACGGTCAGGATATCGGGGTGCTGACGCACCGCCAGTGCCTTGGCCGTGGCGATGCTGTTGGACAGTTTCGGCAGGCTTGGTGGCGGGCTTAGACGACCGGGCTCACGCCCCACGGCCACCTTGTAATAAGCTTTCGCGCTGATGAAATCGCCCTGCGCACCGGCAAGATTGCTCCGCGCGGCGGCCAGCTGTGCTTCGGCAAGCGATACGTCGGTGCGGGTCACCTCCCCCACTTCGAAACGGTCACGGGCGGCGCGCAATTCCTGCGTCAGAACCCGTACGTTATTCTCGGCCAGAGAGACAAGCTGCTGCGTCTGGATCACGGTCATATAAGCATCAACCGCGCGCAGCAGAATCTGCTGTTCGGCGCTGACCAGCGTTTCGCGCATGGCAAGCACGGTTTCTTTTGCCGCCTCGATCGAATAGCGCGAAGACCCGAAGTCATAGACCAGCAGCGACGCCACAAGATTCACCGATGTCGTCAGTGAATCGGTAGAGCTTTTGAAACCCGCCGGGATGGTGCTGGTGCCCCCGCTGACCGACCGATTATAGGATTGCGTCAGGTTCCCCGTCCACTGCAGCACCGGCTTGAGCGCGGATTTCGCGATGGCCACATCTTCGTCTGCGGCGCGCAACACGGCGCGGTTCTGGTCCAGCAGGCCCGAGTTGTTATAGGCCCCTACCAGCGCATCGGCCAACGTTTCTGCCTGTGTGGCCATCGGTGCCAGCAGCCCCAAACCGACGCAGGACGCCGCGATCATGCTGCGGACGGACCGCATCTTGCCCGTATTCATCATATTTCACACTCCATCGGTGTCACTGCATCTGCCGTCATCTGCAGCAGTTCTGATAGCTTAAAGCTGGAATTCTTTCGCGCGGGTAAACCCGTCCAGGACAGGTGCGGCGGCGTTGAAACTTTTGCGCCAGCTGATGCCACGTTCGCTTTTGTAGCCCAAACGCACCTCGCCCAGGGGGCCGTCCATGAACAGGCAAGCGATCCGCCCGCCATCCTTGAGCTGCGCCAACAGCGCTTCGGGCACGTCAGCCACGCCGCCTTGCACGATCACCACGTCATAGGGCCCATGTTGCTGTGCCCCTTCAGCCAGCGGGCCGTGATGTACGATGACATTGTCGATATCCGCGTTGATCAGGGTTTCCTGCGCTTCTTTCGCCATCTGCTCGTCATCCTCGACGGCAACGACCGCTTCGGCCATATGTGCGATCACGGCAGAGGAATAGCCGTAGCCACAGCCGATATCGAGCACCAGCTCGTCATTCTCTACCCCAAGATCGTCCAGCATCTTGGCCAGCGTCCGCGGCTCAAGCAGCACGCGCCCCTCGCCCAAGCTGATGTTTTCGCCCAGATAAGCTGCCTCGCGGCGGGCCACCGGCACAAAATCCTCGCGCGCCACCTTAAGCATCGCATCAATGATCGGGAACTTGGTAACATCCGAAGGGCGCACCTGAGTATCAACCATCATGGTGCGGCGGGCTGTGAAATCTGTCATCAGCTAAACTCTTTCGTTCAGTTATTTGTCTCGTGAGATGCCACATCACCGCCCGCCGGGCAACGGCCAGTCGGGTCAATAGGCGCAATTTTCCGTGTTTGTCGGATAATACGGTTAAAACATAGAGGATGCCATAGCCACGACGCATGGCGCGCGCGGTCAGCCTATGAGAAACGTAATTTAGAGAGGGAAATATAGTGGAGGCGAGTAGGAGAATCGAACTCCTGTACACGGATTTGCAAGACTAGGTATACCGTTGAAAATAAATACTTTTGTGCCTAGAGAATAACCAAAATCAGCACGAACGTAGCGTGAATGTTTAGAGCGTCGCTATGGCTGAACTCAATTGTCAATATCCTTGATTAATTAGGAATACGGACTGGCGTTGCTGGAATGAATATGCACCTATAGGGAGAGTTATTAATTCAACAACGAGGCAAACTCATTGGAATTATTGCTTGCATTTTTAGCCCTTGTTGGCTGTTTGGTCCTGGCCATTTGCATTTCGCGATCTAGCAAAGGAAGGTCGAGTTCGAGCCACAGTTCAGACGATCAAGAAGAACCCTATAAAAGAACCCGCAACTCTCCTTCGGGAACGCAAGAGAAGCAGCCTAAACCCTTCGATGCCACAAGCGCGCGGCAGCTGCCTGAGCAACGGATCATCCAAGGCTCTGCTTATGTGACCGATGGTGACACCATCGTAATTGAAAGAACACAAATCCGCCTTTTTGGCGTCGATGCGCCCGAGCTGGATCATCCCTTTGGGAAAAAAGCCAAGTGGGCGATGGTCAAGCTTTGTAAAGGCCACAAAATCCGCGCGGAAGTATCAGACGAAGACGATTATGGTCGTGTTGTAGCGCGTTGCTATTTACCTGATGGTCGAGATTTGTCGGCCGAAATGGTTAAGCAGGGGTTAGCAATTGACTGGCCAAAATTCTCAGGCGGAATTTACCGCAAAATGGAAACGCCAGATGCCAGAAAAAAGCTTTGGCTTGCCGACGCACGTCAGAAAGGTCGCATGCATGTCTGGGACAAATTTAAGTCGAGCCAAGCCAAGCGTTAGTCTCGATCCAAAGCAGCCGTTACTAGCCTTAAACTCGAAAGGCTTCTCAGTATCAAAAGTGCCTTGCGAAAGCGCGAAGACTTGAGACGTGTAACGCCAACTTAGGTATCGTTCTGTCTAACGCTTGAAACCCAGTCATTGATCAAGCTTAACGACATGTCGCTCGCAAAGGAAATTATCGAAAGATAGAATTAAACGTATCATGTTATGAATTTTGGCCTCTTGCCCCGCTTTAGGGGCAATTGTCTTCATACCGAAACCGTGTGCCATTCCGCCCCTAAGCTCTCCGAAAGAGTTAAGGCTCTGAGAAAGGATTCGATCAAATTCGAATAACCTTATGCCAAGCGGTAGAAATAAAACGTCTTGATCTTTTGTTTTTACCCCATGGTTTTCGTCAACAGCCTTTTTGTGCTCGGAGATCGCTCGCTTGAATACAACGTCAAGAACATCTTGCAAGCGATCGCCGGCAAACCGAACGTTGATTTCGTTGGCAAGCACTATTTTGTAAAAGCTACCTGCTGCAAGTAGAGGATCTCTAACCACGCCATCTTTTTCAAAAGCCTTGAGACTATTACTGAGTACTGCCAGCGAGACTCGCTCCAAGTACTCCTCAAATGCTGCGTGACAGAGTAAAACAAACGACCTCAGTTTAAGTTCATGTAATCGGCTTACAACATCGTGCTCGGGTAAATCCTGGAGGATACCTCGCGCCTCGACGATGGCCAATTCGAGCTGCGCAAACGCGGCGGAGCTCTCAGTCATTTTTTTTGATTAGTGGTACTCTGAGCGCCACATTATATTCTTTCTCAATAAGTTCATACCAATACGCGAACCGATATTTCGTAGCGGAAATACTCTTGGTGGTAGACTCAACTGATCGAACAAATGAGGTGTTCTCAAACGCATATTTATAGAGTTTTCTAAATTTCTCAACATCTTCCAGTGCGGCCCTCCTGAATTCTAGGTTAGCAAGTGATCCACCTAAGACGTCAAAAACCGCCCGGTTGAAGGCACCCTCGTATTTACCTGAGTCAGGAACATATTTCCGCGAAAACGCTCTTTCTTCGAGCAACCCTAGGCCGTCTTGAATGAGTTCTTCTAGCTCTTTAACAGGTTCTATTACTTGCCCAACTTCAAAGTTTCTATTTTTATAACGACAA
Proteins encoded in this region:
- a CDS encoding folate-binding protein YgfZ codes for the protein MTSRRILRLSGSDTREFLQGLVTNDIRKLDQAPIYAAILTPQGKFITDFFLSAEGDSVLLDVAEADADALVQRLTMYKLRADVTIDATGLHLHRGLENAPDDAYSDPRDARMGWRAYRDTPQTDDTTDWDALRVTYMIPETGAELTSDSFILEMGFERLNGVDFRKGCYVGQEVTARMKHKTELRKGLAQVEISAPVEPGTDITADGKPAGTIFTRTGTHALAYLRYDRAKAAMQAGDATVTMVTDG
- a CDS encoding thermonuclease family protein; this translates as MELLLAFLALVGCLVLAICISRSSKGRSSSSHSSDDQEEPYKRTRNSPSGTQEKQPKPFDATSARQLPEQRIIQGSAYVTDGDTIVIERTQIRLFGVDAPELDHPFGKKAKWAMVKLCKGHKIRAEVSDEDDYGRVVARCYLPDGRDLSAEMVKQGLAIDWPKFSGGIYRKMETPDARKKLWLADARQKGRMHVWDKFKSSQAKR
- the efp gene encoding elongation factor P: MPKINGNEIRPGNVLEHNGGLWAAVKVDHVKPGKGGAFAQVEMRNLRNGSKLNERFRSADKVEKVRLEQKDQQFLYEDAGMLVLMDTETYEQVQLSAELLGERRPFLQDGMMVVVEYHEEEALNASLPQKVTCKIVETEPVVKGQTAANSFKPAVLDNGVKVMVPPFVGQDEEIIVNTETMEYSERA
- a CDS encoding ABC transporter ATP-binding protein: MSDVTYTSRELLTWLWRDYLKKHMWVLLVAIIFMSIEASTMGGLAKLMQPMFDQVFVAGEKGALLWVGLVLVGIFVLRAVSGVVQKVLLTRIKQKSAADMRIDLLDRMMVQDGAFHQQNPPGFLIQRVQSDVNAIGSVWQAVITGAGRDLIGLIVLLGVAISIDPVWALLACIGLPLMVMPAALAQRFVRARSREARDLGATLSTRLDEVFHGIVQIKLNALEKYQAKQYRDLTRTYIRTEVRASFGNSAIPGMIDIISGLGFMAVILYGGNEIIEGEKTIGQFMTFFTAMGFTFNPLRRLGAISGLWQTAAAALERLKELMDEPVHLTSPAKPTPVPTTPPHIALEGVSLSYGDAKVLDNLTLHAAAGETTALVGASGAGKSTIFNLLTRLIDPQEGNVSIAGVPLTEMDIPALRGLFSVVTQEALLFDETLRENIVLGRENVSDEELQQALDAAHVSDFLPKLEHGLETRVGPRGSALSGGQRQRVVIARALLRNTPILLLDEATSALDAQSEKVVQQALDRLSQGRTTLVIAHRLSTIRGADKIVVMDRGRVMDEGKHEDLLARGGIYADLYRLQFEDGKTVSDGRNLAAMRRMERGLKPVEPNLLQRIGLRLFGN
- a CDS encoding DUF1992 domain-containing protein; the protein is MIRNLQRLIERQIQKAKLQGQLEGLEGEGKPLPDRSADAFVDAGEAAGFRIMAQAGVVPEEIELKKKMAAHQSHLATLANGPERKEAMAELARLELRYNIAREARQKFMRR
- a CDS encoding TolC family outer membrane protein; this translates as MMNTGKMRSVRSMIAASCVGLGLLAPMATQAETLADALVGAYNNSGLLDQNRAVLRAADEDVAIAKSALKPVLQWTGNLTQSYNRSVSGGTSTIPAGFKSSTDSLTTSVNLVASLLVYDFGSSRYSIEAAKETVLAMRETLVSAEQQILLRAVDAYMTVIQTQQLVSLAENNVRVLTQELRAARDRFEVGEVTRTDVSLAEAQLAAARSNLAGAQGDFISAKAYYKVAVGREPGRLSPPPSLPKLSNSIATAKALAVRQHPDILTVQHQVAAADLLVRSNETALKPNVSVQGSYGLTETFDSQASTRSGSIGFQVGQTIYQGGALSAGVRKSQAQRDAQRGNLHVVVKDVERAVSDAYAGLASARAQIEASQRQVRAAQIAFDGIREEASLGARTTLDVLDAEQSLLDARSARVSAQSQLYVAAYSVLSATGQLTAQDLKLPVQIYDPSAYYNMVKDGPTKYSKEGKQLDRVLKALQKD
- a CDS encoding DUF6280 family protein translates to MKDFVDGTAFNNEQGNRARKLFAAVVLAALDDAIADDKKYGNGPEQIARWARSRDGREVLSCAGIDPNERVVEGLMDFVGKGVRTSVALSREESERRHAAQQAEAA
- a CDS encoding glycosyltransferase, which gives rise to MRAPISVVIPTLNAEAPLTGCLTALMEGLEAGLIRELIISDGGSTDMTLTMADAWGAEIVSGPASRGGQLRRGCAKAQSDWLLVLHADTRLVPGWTGPVTAHLRGDKAGWCQLQFDQGGMAGKAVAAWANLRSRLGLPYGDQGLLLPRALYQSVGGYPDQPLMEDVALARALRGHLLGLEVTAVTSADKYARQGWLRRGARNLWTLIRYFAGVAPAKLAEGYAK
- a CDS encoding HEPN domain-containing protein → MTESSAAFAQLELAIVEARGILQDLPEHDVVSRLHELKLRSFVLLCHAAFEEYLERVSLAVLSNSLKAFEKDGVVRDPLLAAGSFYKIVLANEINVRFAGDRLQDVLDVVFKRAISEHKKAVDENHGVKTKDQDVLFLPLGIRLFEFDRILSQSLNSFGELRGGMAHGFGMKTIAPKAGQEAKIHNMIRLILSFDNFLCERHVVKLDQ
- a CDS encoding protein-L-isoaspartate O-methyltransferase — translated: MTDFTARRTMMVDTQVRPSDVTKFPIIDAMLKVAREDFVPVARREAAYLGENISLGEGRVLLEPRTLAKMLDDLGVENDELVLDIGCGYGYSSAVIAHMAEAVVAVEDDEQMAKEAQETLINADIDNVIVHHGPLAEGAQQHGPYDVVIVQGGVADVPEALLAQLKDGGRIACLFMDGPLGEVRLGYKSERGISWRKSFNAAAPVLDGFTRAKEFQL